The proteins below come from a single Cylindrospermopsis raciborskii Cr2010 genomic window:
- a CDS encoding photosystem II reaction center protein K gives MEAVILLAKLPEAYQTFGPLVDVLPVIPVFFLLLAFVWQAAVGFR, from the coding sequence ATGGAAGCAGTAATTTTATTAGCAAAACTGCCCGAAGCTTACCAAACCTTCGGGCCTTTGGTAGATGTACTCCCGGTTATCCCTGTATTTTTCTTGCTGCTTGCTTTTGTTTGGCAAGCTGCTGTGGGCTTCAGGTAA
- the recA gene encoding recombinase RecA gives MATNTADTGKQKALSMVLNQIERSFGKGAIMRLGDATRMRVETISTGALTLDLALGGGLPKGRVIEIYGPESSGKTTVALHAIAEVQRNGGIAAFVDAEHALDPTYAGALGVDIENLLVSQPDTGEAGLEIVDQLVRSAAVDIVVIDSVAALVPRAEIEGDMGDAHVGLQARLMSQALRKITGNIGKSGCTVIFINQLRQKIGVTYGSPETTTGGNALKFYASVRLDIRRIQTLKKGSDEFGNRVKVKVAKNKVAPPFRIAEFDIIFGKGISTLGCLVDLAEETGVLIRKGAWYSHNGENISQGRDNAIKYLEEKSDFAEKIKEQVRAKLDQGAVVSANSVAKSTEEEVEEEMEEEE, from the coding sequence ATGGCAACTAACACAGCGGATACTGGCAAACAAAAAGCACTGAGTATGGTGCTAAACCAAATTGAGCGCAGTTTTGGTAAAGGAGCAATTATGCGTTTGGGTGATGCTACCCGAATGCGAGTGGAAACCATTTCTACCGGGGCACTAACCCTAGATTTGGCTTTGGGTGGTGGTTTACCCAAAGGGAGAGTCATAGAAATCTATGGACCAGAAAGTTCCGGTAAAACCACTGTGGCCCTCCACGCAATTGCGGAAGTGCAAAGAAATGGGGGTATAGCAGCTTTCGTGGATGCAGAACACGCTCTGGATCCTACCTATGCAGGTGCATTGGGTGTGGATATTGAAAACCTGCTGGTTTCCCAACCAGATACTGGTGAAGCTGGTTTGGAAATAGTTGATCAGTTAGTACGCTCCGCCGCAGTTGATATAGTAGTAATTGACTCTGTAGCTGCCCTAGTACCTCGCGCTGAAATAGAAGGGGATATGGGTGATGCCCACGTGGGTTTACAAGCTCGATTGATGAGTCAGGCTCTACGTAAAATTACTGGTAATATTGGTAAATCCGGTTGCACAGTTATTTTTATTAACCAATTACGCCAAAAAATAGGAGTTACCTATGGTAGTCCGGAAACTACCACAGGTGGTAACGCCCTGAAATTTTATGCTTCTGTAAGGTTAGATATCCGCCGAATTCAAACACTGAAAAAAGGTTCCGATGAATTTGGTAATCGGGTTAAGGTTAAGGTAGCAAAAAATAAAGTTGCACCACCCTTTAGAATAGCTGAATTTGACATTATCTTTGGTAAGGGGATTTCAACCCTGGGTTGCTTGGTAGACCTAGCAGAAGAAACAGGTGTGCTAATTAGAAAAGGTGCATGGTATAGTCATAACGGAGAGAATATTTCCCAGGGTAGAGATAATGCCATCAAATACTTGGAAGAGAAATCTGATTTTGCCGAAAAAATTAAAGAGCAGGTACGTGCTAAACTAGATCAGGGGGCGGTAGTTTCCGCCAATTCTGTGGCTAAGTCCACTGAAGAGGAAGTAGAGGAGGAAATGGAAGAAGAGGAATAA
- a CDS encoding type II toxin-antitoxin system PemK/MazF family toxin, whose amino-acid sequence MRRGEVYDARLEMTEGSEQGGTRPVIIVSRDVINLSSPVVLAVPCTTYQTGKRVYPTQVLILAPDGGLRKDSVAMADQVRVLSKTRFLRLRGVLSEVVMAHLAQALLIALDLPGENSS is encoded by the coding sequence ATGAGAAGGGGTGAAGTTTATGATGCGCGTCTTGAAATGACTGAAGGTTCTGAACAGGGAGGAACCCGTCCAGTAATTATTGTGAGTCGTGACGTGATTAATCTATCTAGTCCGGTTGTTTTAGCAGTACCATGTACTACCTATCAAACGGGCAAGCGGGTTTATCCCACCCAAGTTTTGATTTTAGCACCAGATGGTGGTCTCAGGAAAGATTCGGTCGCAATGGCAGATCAGGTGCGGGTTTTATCGAAAACGCGCTTTTTGCGATTACGTGGTGTGCTTTCTGAGGTGGTTATGGCCCATCTGGCCCAGGCTTTATTAATTGCTTTGGATTTACCAGGAGAAAATAGTAGTTAA
- a CDS encoding MFS transporter: MSIYKSKLSVLWKQVWALAGVQGAITLSWLVYNTYLPQLLIQFGFPSSLAPLILIIENALAVIMEPLMGALSDQSQRKFATRFPLISLGVILSSTLLIAIPCMVTFVSPSQVFRGLLPLTLIDWSLTMTIFRSPALSLLIKYSMPSELPLAVSFITFAGGVVGAFRGVAHQFILSLGAIWSFAIASFVLLGTGLVLRFFHPPEIPTLPKNFPSPTIPFYNLSFIFLTGFTMSWGSRLLMDSLGKTLKTQLSPDRVTITMLSFGLTLALASLPAGFCASRFGNRPIMILGIIVTIISVSTMIIFPVPTPFIILLIVSLIVGFSLITNGIIPFILQSTPPRWSGLGIGTYFGGFSLAMSLFGSFFSPAITPFIAGISAALAFSASSICIFSTKIEYNRP; this comes from the coding sequence ATGAGTATATACAAATCTAAGTTGAGCGTTTTGTGGAAACAGGTTTGGGCTTTAGCAGGGGTACAAGGGGCAATTACACTTTCCTGGTTGGTCTATAACACCTATCTACCACAACTGTTAATTCAGTTCGGGTTTCCATCATCTTTGGCACCTTTAATTTTAATTATTGAAAATGCCTTAGCTGTAATTATGGAACCGCTAATGGGTGCACTTTCTGACCAGTCTCAACGAAAATTTGCCACTCGTTTTCCTCTTATCTCCCTTGGGGTAATTTTGTCCTCCACCCTGTTAATTGCCATACCATGTATGGTAACTTTTGTCTCCCCTTCCCAAGTCTTCCGTGGACTTTTGCCCCTAACCCTGATAGATTGGTCTCTCACAATGACCATTTTTCGTTCCCCAGCACTTTCTTTGTTGATCAAGTATTCCATGCCATCTGAATTGCCTTTGGCAGTTAGTTTTATCACCTTTGCTGGGGGTGTGGTCGGTGCTTTTCGTGGTGTTGCTCATCAGTTTATTCTTAGCTTGGGTGCCATTTGGTCCTTTGCGATCGCATCCTTTGTACTTTTAGGCACTGGTCTGGTTTTAAGGTTTTTCCACCCACCAGAAATACCCACGTTGCCCAAAAACTTCCCATCTCCAACAATACCCTTTTATAATCTATCCTTCATTTTCCTAACCGGTTTTACCATGTCCTGGGGATCTCGTTTGCTTATGGATAGCTTGGGCAAAACTCTCAAAACCCAATTATCCCCTGATAGGGTTACCATAACCATGCTATCCTTTGGTTTAACCCTGGCTTTAGCATCCTTACCTGCTGGATTTTGTGCTAGTAGGTTTGGTAATCGTCCAATTATGATACTAGGAATTATCGTCACTATTATATCGGTTTCAACCATGATAATTTTCCCAGTGCCAACACCCTTTATAATCCTCTTAATAGTGTCCTTAATAGTCGGTTTTAGCTTGATAACAAATGGCATAATTCCATTTATTCTACAGTCAACTCCTCCCCGCTGGTCAGGATTAGGAATTGGCACTTATTTTGGTGGATTTTCTTTGGCCATGAGTCTTTTTGGCTCCTTCTTTTCTCCAGCCATTACTCCTTTCATAGCTGGTATAAGCGCAGCCCTAGCGTTTTCCGCCAGTAGTATATGTATTTTTTCCACTAAAATAGAATATAACCGACCTTAA
- a CDS encoding universal stress protein, whose amino-acid sequence MIQKILLAVSGLGHAEEMMKNLKELPSIQSAKVTVLNVVPSQSTAAAMTEKWEEGGKILANAIQSLNFDPSQVSSILRQGDPKDVVCQVADEIGVDLIVMGSRGLKRLESILSNSVSQYVFQLSSRPMLLVKDDIYVKRIKRVMVAMDGSPSSSQCLQLALFLLSGVESGQLILTNVSTDLGGKVSGITDIKPERNSVLGNAVATAESRGIPVRCVTSSGKPGEEICRLAQELNADLLLLGSPDRRPSIAKSFVDLDRLLGSSLSDYVRVNATCPVLLARTVS is encoded by the coding sequence ATGATTCAAAAAATTTTGTTGGCTGTCTCAGGACTCGGACACGCAGAGGAAATGATGAAAAACTTAAAGGAACTACCATCAATCCAATCTGCTAAGGTTACAGTTCTGAACGTTGTACCTTCACAAAGCACCGCAGCAGCTATGACGGAAAAATGGGAAGAGGGTGGTAAAATCCTCGCTAATGCTATTCAGTCCCTCAATTTTGACCCTAGCCAAGTCTCTTCTATTTTGCGTCAGGGCGACCCCAAGGATGTGGTTTGTCAAGTAGCTGATGAAATCGGCGTAGATCTAATTGTTATGGGATCTCGGGGACTTAAACGTCTAGAATCTATTCTGTCTAACTCTGTTAGTCAGTATGTGTTTCAATTATCCTCTCGCCCTATGTTGCTAGTTAAGGATGATATATATGTTAAACGCATCAAACGAGTTATGGTGGCTATGGATGGATCCCCTTCCTCATCCCAGTGTTTACAACTAGCTTTGTTTTTGCTAAGTGGCGTTGAGTCTGGACAGTTAATACTAACTAACGTTAGTACAGATCTGGGAGGAAAAGTGTCAGGTATCACTGACATTAAACCGGAAAGAAACTCGGTTTTGGGTAATGCGGTAGCTACTGCTGAAAGTCGTGGTATTCCTGTGCGTTGTGTCACCAGCAGTGGTAAACCAGGCGAGGAAATTTGCCGCCTAGCACAGGAACTAAACGCTGACCTTTTATTGCTTGGTTCGCCAGACCGCCGTCCATCCATAGCCAAGAGTTTTGTAGATCTTGACCGACTATTGGGTTCTTCCCTATCTGACTATGTACGGGTAAACGCTACTTGTCCCGTACTGTTGGCAAGAACTGTTTCTTAA
- the petN gene encoding cytochrome b6-f complex subunit PetN yields MILTLGWVSLMVVFTWSIAMVVWGRNGL; encoded by the coding sequence ATGATTTTGACACTAGGTTGGGTATCGCTAATGGTCGTCTTTACATGGTCCATTGCCATGGTCGTTTGGGGACGTAACGGACTGTAG
- a CDS encoding biotin--[acetyl-CoA-carboxylase] ligase, with translation MEFNQQLLKHYWKRHLESEHQQLHLFSSVHVFESLPSTNQMAWQLLSQGEKRGCVVIAQQQTAGKGQWGRQWLSPQGGLYISLGIPLQLEVANGYQLTLASAWGIASQLKNCGVEARIKWPNDLVLNRRKLGGILTETKVKQGQITQVVIGVGVNWKNPVPETGINLHSWQNENLWPISGLEMLAAQVLLGIQSGLDCLQDEGISIVLSRYLDLLINLGDQVCVNIPFSGKNEDNLVETSVLATVVGVTPQGHLRLQTSGNREELIQGEISLEPGTISLGYTQFSV, from the coding sequence GTGGAATTTAATCAACAACTTTTGAAACACTACTGGAAACGTCACTTAGAGTCAGAACACCAACAGCTACATTTATTCAGTTCTGTGCACGTTTTTGAAAGTTTACCATCAACAAATCAAATGGCGTGGCAATTGTTGAGTCAAGGGGAAAAACGGGGATGTGTAGTGATTGCCCAACAGCAAACTGCGGGAAAGGGACAGTGGGGAAGACAATGGCTATCTCCCCAAGGCGGATTATATATTTCCCTGGGCATACCTTTACAACTGGAAGTTGCCAATGGGTATCAACTAACTTTAGCCAGTGCTTGGGGAATTGCATCCCAGTTAAAAAATTGTGGCGTGGAAGCAAGAATAAAGTGGCCAAATGATTTAGTATTAAATCGTCGTAAACTGGGAGGCATTTTAACAGAAACTAAAGTTAAACAAGGACAAATTACCCAGGTGGTCATTGGCGTAGGTGTCAACTGGAAAAATCCCGTGCCAGAAACAGGTATTAACCTACATTCTTGGCAAAACGAGAATTTGTGGCCAATTTCTGGACTGGAAATGCTTGCTGCTCAGGTTTTACTGGGAATACAGTCCGGTCTGGATTGTTTACAAGACGAAGGAATAAGCATTGTTTTGTCCCGTTATCTGGATTTACTTATCAATTTGGGTGATCAAGTATGTGTCAATATCCCATTTTCAGGTAAAAATGAGGATAATTTAGTTGAAACTAGTGTTTTAGCTACCGTGGTCGGGGTTACACCCCAAGGTCATTTGCGCCTACAAACATCCGGTAATAGAGAGGAACTCATCCAAGGAGAAATTTCTCTTGAACCAGGTACAATCAGTTTGGGTTACACTCAATTCTCTGTTTAG
- a CDS encoding M3 family metallopeptidase has translation MSASATVHQNPLLQGSGLPTFTDITPDQVEPAFTQLLTELWKQLTILESSVEPTWSALVEPLEQLTERLSWSWRVLNHLMAVKNSPDLRIAYQKLQPQVVEFTNALGQSKPIYEAFKDLRHGDFWENLKPAQKRIVEAAIRDAQLSGVALAGESRERFNEIQMQLAKLNTQFANHLLDATTAYSLVLTTKEEIEGLPSSLLSLAAQAARGAGEEQANPQTGPWHITLDFPSYFPFMQHSTRRDLREKLYKAYISRAASGDLDNNPLIQGILGLRQEMAGLLGFENYAQLSLASKMAQKVSAVEKLLEELRQVSYDAATQEIADLKTFAKNHGFPQTEDLEHWDVSFWAERQREAKFTFTQEELRPYFPLPQVLNGLFELVQRLFGVIVSPADGQAPIWHEDVRYFKISDPSGRTIAYFYLDLYSRPVEKRGGAWMDACIHRRRATQNGVDVVCLPVAYLICNQTPPVDDKPSLMTFDEVETLFHEFGHGLHHMLTQVDYTGAAGINNVEWDAVELPSQFMENWCYDRPTLFGMAKHYQTGEPLPEEYYHKLLDARNYMSGSAMLRQIHLSMVDLELHHRYFPTGQETPVDIRNRIAKTTTILSPLPEDQFLCAFGHIFEGGYAAGYYSYKWAEVLSADAFAAFEEVGLDNEEAVQIIGRRYRDTILSMGGSKHPMEIFEAFRGRKPSTKALLRHNGLLPAR, from the coding sequence ATGAGTGCAAGTGCCACTGTTCATCAAAATCCCCTTCTTCAAGGCTCTGGTCTACCTACATTTACAGATATTACTCCGGATCAGGTAGAGCCTGCATTTACTCAGCTATTAACAGAACTATGGAAACAACTAACCATCTTAGAATCTAGTGTGGAACCAACTTGGAGTGCTTTAGTGGAGCCACTGGAGCAGTTAACAGAAAGATTATCTTGGAGTTGGCGAGTATTAAACCACCTCATGGCTGTAAAGAATAGTCCTGATTTACGAATAGCTTATCAAAAATTACAACCACAGGTGGTAGAGTTTACTAATGCCCTTGGTCAAAGTAAGCCTATTTATGAAGCATTCAAGGATCTACGTCATGGGGATTTTTGGGAGAACCTCAAACCAGCTCAAAAACGCATTGTAGAGGCTGCTATTAGAGATGCTCAACTCTCTGGTGTCGCTTTGGCGGGGGAATCAAGGGAGCGTTTTAATGAGATTCAAATGCAGTTAGCCAAACTAAACACTCAGTTTGCTAACCATCTTTTAGATGCAACTACAGCGTATAGTCTAGTTTTAACTACTAAAGAAGAAATTGAGGGGTTACCAAGCAGTTTACTTAGTTTAGCTGCTCAAGCTGCTCGCGGTGCGGGAGAGGAACAAGCTAACCCACAGACTGGTCCTTGGCACATTACCCTAGATTTCCCCAGCTACTTCCCCTTCATGCAGCATAGCACTCGTCGAGACCTGCGGGAAAAGTTATATAAAGCCTACATTAGTCGTGCTGCTAGTGGAGATTTGGACAATAATCCTCTAATTCAGGGGATTTTGGGATTAAGGCAAGAAATGGCGGGATTGCTGGGCTTTGAAAACTATGCCCAGTTAAGTCTAGCTAGTAAGATGGCCCAAAAGGTTAGTGCAGTAGAAAAACTACTAGAAGAGTTACGTCAAGTCAGTTATGATGCAGCTACCCAAGAAATAGCAGATCTGAAAACCTTTGCCAAAAACCATGGATTCCCCCAAACGGAGGATCTGGAACATTGGGATGTCAGTTTTTGGGCTGAGCGTCAGCGAGAGGCCAAATTCACTTTCACCCAGGAGGAATTACGTCCCTATTTTCCCCTACCTCAAGTTCTCAATGGCCTATTTGAGCTGGTTCAACGTCTGTTTGGTGTAATCGTTAGTCCAGCAGATGGTCAAGCTCCCATTTGGCATGAAGATGTTCGCTATTTTAAAATTTCTGACCCTTCTGGTAGGACCATTGCTTACTTTTATCTAGACCTCTACAGTAGACCAGTAGAAAAACGTGGTGGAGCTTGGATGGATGCTTGTATTCACCGCCGTAGGGCTACCCAAAATGGTGTAGATGTGGTCTGCTTACCAGTGGCCTATCTCATTTGTAATCAAACTCCCCCTGTGGATGATAAGCCCAGTTTGATGACCTTTGATGAGGTAGAAACTCTCTTCCATGAGTTCGGTCATGGTCTCCACCACATGCTCACTCAGGTTGATTATACTGGAGCAGCAGGTATTAACAATGTAGAATGGGATGCAGTGGAGTTGCCTAGTCAATTCATGGAAAATTGGTGTTATGACCGTCCCACCCTGTTTGGTATGGCTAAACACTATCAAACGGGTGAACCGCTGCCAGAGGAATACTATCACAAACTGTTAGATGCCCGCAACTACATGAGCGGTTCCGCAATGTTACGACAAATTCACCTGAGTATGGTAGATTTAGAATTACATCATCGCTATTTTCCCACCGGTCAAGAAACTCCAGTAGATATACGCAATCGTATTGCTAAAACTACTACTATTTTGTCTCCTCTACCGGAGGATCAATTTCTCTGTGCTTTCGGTCATATTTTTGAAGGTGGTTATGCGGCGGGATATTACAGTTACAAATGGGCAGAGGTTTTAAGTGCTGACGCTTTTGCTGCTTTTGAAGAAGTTGGACTAGATAATGAAGAAGCAGTACAAATTATTGGTCGTCGCTATCGAGATACAATTCTATCTATGGGTGGTAGCAAACATCCCATGGAGATTTTTGAGGCCTTTAGAGGTCGAAAACCCAGCACTAAAGCTCTACTTAGGCATAACGGTCTTTTACCAGCTCGTTAG
- a CDS encoding serine hydrolase — protein MSFFREDEFLNNLGNQVLTATRSKFPQLSDDQIALTWVVYDPPVIVNTGGALTPDAFWHHPVRGFSYRGGERVYPASIVKLFYMVAAHEWLERGMTTTSKELERALNDMIVDSSNDATSLIVDILTGTTSGPELPTEPFATWKYQRQIINRYYQSLGWQEMMSINVCQKTWGDGPYGRERAFYGEMFENRNMLTTNATGQLLHSIVGGVAVSSQRSQQMLTLLKREFSTDELLKDLEEDQVTGFLGSGLPQNSQIWSKAGWTSSVRHDAAYIELPNYHPYLLVVFTEGKENAKNREILPFISAEIAHTMTKL, from the coding sequence ATGTCTTTTTTTCGTGAAGATGAATTCCTGAACAATTTGGGCAATCAAGTTCTAACAGCTACCAGGTCGAAATTCCCTCAATTGTCTGATGACCAAATAGCTTTAACCTGGGTTGTTTACGACCCTCCTGTTATTGTCAACACGGGTGGCGCTTTGACCCCCGATGCTTTTTGGCATCATCCAGTCCGAGGTTTTAGTTATCGTGGTGGAGAGCGGGTCTATCCCGCTAGTATAGTAAAATTGTTCTACATGGTGGCAGCCCATGAGTGGTTGGAACGGGGAATGACCACCACCTCTAAGGAGTTGGAAAGAGCTCTCAATGATATGATTGTGGATTCTAGTAATGATGCTACTAGCTTGATAGTTGACATTCTTACCGGAACCACCTCTGGTCCAGAATTGCCCACTGAGCCTTTTGCTACTTGGAAGTATCAAAGACAAATTATTAACCGTTATTATCAGTCCCTGGGGTGGCAAGAAATGATGAGTATTAACGTTTGTCAAAAAACCTGGGGTGATGGTCCCTATGGGAGAGAAAGAGCTTTTTACGGGGAAATGTTTGAAAATAGAAATATGTTAACCACTAATGCTACTGGTCAGTTGTTACATAGTATTGTGGGTGGTGTGGCGGTTTCTAGTCAGCGTTCTCAGCAAATGCTGACCCTACTCAAGCGAGAATTTAGTACTGATGAATTACTAAAAGATTTAGAAGAAGATCAAGTTACAGGTTTCTTAGGAAGTGGCTTGCCTCAAAATAGCCAAATCTGGTCAAAAGCGGGTTGGACTTCTTCTGTACGCCATGATGCTGCCTATATTGAGTTACCCAATTACCATCCTTATCTTTTGGTAGTTTTTACAGAAGGGAAGGAAAACGCTAAAAATCGGGAAATTCTGCCTTTTATCTCCGCTGAGATTGCTCACACCATGACCAAGTTGTGA
- the moeB gene encoding molybdopterin-synthase adenylyltransferase MoeB — MLNPNLDEIQLTKDDYERYSRHLILPEVGLEGQKRLKAASVLCIGTGGLGSPLLLYLAAAGVGHIGIVDFDVVDFSNLQRQVIHGTSWVGKPKIASAKDRIHEINPYCQVDLYETRLSSENAIDILSPYDVIVDGTDNFPTRYLVNDACVLLNKPNVYGSIFRFEGQATVFNYQGGPNYRDLYPEPPPPGMVPSCAEGGVLGILPGIIGVIQATETVKIIIGKGTTLSGRLVLYNALDMKFRELKLRPNPVRPVIDKLVDYEEFCGLPQARAAEAQQQMETQEMTVKELKTLIDSGSQDFILLDVRNPNEYEIARIPGSVLIPLPEIENGDGVARVKELLNGHSLIAHCKMGGRSAKALAILKAAGISGTNVKGGINAWSQEVDPSVPQY; from the coding sequence ATGCTAAATCCTAATCTGGATGAAATCCAGTTAACGAAAGACGACTACGAAAGATACTCTCGCCATTTAATCTTGCCAGAAGTAGGCTTAGAAGGACAAAAACGCCTAAAGGCTGCCAGCGTGTTATGTATTGGCACAGGTGGACTTGGTTCACCACTGCTATTATACTTAGCAGCAGCAGGGGTGGGACATATCGGTATTGTTGATTTTGACGTAGTTGATTTCTCTAACTTACAACGTCAAGTCATCCACGGCACATCTTGGGTGGGTAAACCCAAAATTGCATCGGCAAAAGACCGCATTCATGAAATTAACCCCTATTGTCAAGTTGACCTATATGAAACTCGGTTAAGTTCAGAAAATGCTATTGACATACTTAGTCCCTACGACGTGATTGTGGATGGGACTGATAACTTCCCCACCCGGTATCTAGTTAATGATGCTTGTGTATTGTTAAACAAACCCAATGTTTACGGATCAATTTTCCGTTTTGAAGGACAAGCAACAGTATTTAACTACCAAGGTGGTCCTAACTATCGGGATCTATATCCTGAACCCCCGCCACCGGGTATGGTTCCTTCCTGTGCAGAAGGTGGTGTATTGGGGATTTTACCGGGAATTATCGGTGTAATTCAGGCTACGGAAACAGTAAAGATTATTATTGGTAAGGGGACTACCCTTAGTGGGCGTTTAGTGCTCTATAACGCTTTGGATATGAAGTTCCGAGAGTTGAAGTTGCGTCCTAACCCTGTCCGTCCAGTAATAGACAAACTCGTTGATTACGAAGAATTTTGTGGTCTTCCCCAAGCTAGAGCAGCGGAAGCGCAACAGCAAATGGAAACCCAGGAAATGACTGTCAAGGAGTTAAAGACTCTCATAGACAGTGGTTCTCAGGATTTTATCCTATTAGATGTGCGTAATCCTAATGAATATGAAATTGCCAGGATTCCTGGTTCTGTGTTAATACCCCTACCAGAAATTGAAAATGGTGATGGTGTAGCAAGGGTCAAAGAATTACTTAATGGACACAGTTTAATCGCCCATTGTAAGATGGGTGGACGCTCTGCCAAAGCTCTGGCCATTCTCAAAGCAGCAGGTATATCAGGAACTAATGTCAAGGGTGGTATTAATGCTTGGAGTCAGGAGGTAGACCCCTCCGTACCACAGTATTAG
- a CDS encoding acylphosphatase translates to MENTTEITKLVRAHVFITGQVQGVGYRYATVDTATQLGLTGWVRNLVDGRVEAVFEGSRDIVEEMVRWCHMGPTAAIVKQVVINYEQAEGLRTFELCLSHNVG, encoded by the coding sequence ATGGAAAACACCACAGAAATTACCAAACTGGTTCGGGCCCATGTTTTTATTACCGGACAGGTTCAAGGCGTGGGATACCGATATGCAACCGTAGACACAGCTACCCAGTTAGGTTTAACCGGTTGGGTGAGAAATCTTGTCGACGGTCGAGTAGAAGCGGTCTTTGAGGGATCCAGGGATATTGTAGAAGAGATGGTACGATGGTGCCATATGGGACCAACTGCTGCCATAGTTAAACAGGTTGTTATTAATTATGAACAAGCGGAAGGATTGAGAACTTTTGAACTGTGCCTTAGTCACAACGTTGGATAG
- a CDS encoding ribbon-helix-helix domain-containing protein: MKVETIRTTLTIPKELLEATDKAVLEGKAKNRNDFVVRALKRELAAQKRAEIDAALAEMTRDPDYQTEVLRMEVEFATAQWEALRLGESPR, from the coding sequence ATGAAAGTAGAAACTATTCGCACAACGTTAACCATACCGAAAGAATTGCTAGAAGCAACTGATAAAGCAGTGTTAGAAGGCAAAGCTAAAAATCGCAATGACTTTGTGGTGCGAGCTCTGAAAAGAGAACTAGCAGCACAAAAACGAGCTGAAATTGATGCCGCTTTAGCGGAAATGACTAGAGACCCAGATTATCAAACGGAAGTTTTAAGGATGGAGGTGGAATTTGCTACGGCGCAATGGGAAGCGTTGCGGCTAGGGGAATCTCCACGATGA
- a CDS encoding 2Fe-2S iron-sulfur cluster-binding protein — MGNIRFIKENKEVIAADGANLRLKALENGIDIYKLWGKMTNCGGYGQCATCIVEVTEGLENLSSRTDVEKRKFKNSPDTYRLACQTLVNGPVSVITKP; from the coding sequence ATGGGGAACATTAGATTCATCAAAGAAAACAAGGAAGTAATAGCAGCGGATGGAGCCAACCTCCGACTCAAAGCACTGGAGAATGGAATTGACATCTATAAGTTGTGGGGTAAAATGACCAATTGTGGTGGTTACGGACAATGTGCCACTTGCATTGTGGAAGTTACTGAAGGACTGGAGAATCTGTCATCGCGCACGGATGTGGAAAAGCGAAAATTTAAGAACTCCCCAGATACTTACCGTCTTGCTTGTCAAACTCTAGTTAATGGGCCGGTAAGTGTGATTACCAAACCTTAA
- a CDS encoding Uma2 family endonuclease gives MVIYSDSPNNRAIAIPRNDVEIPLTPDEYRRMEETEQERHEYADGRIIIMPGGSEVHSRITVDITTFLNLALRDSSFETYNSDLRIWIPSLNHGTYADIFVIGGSPEFNHNRTDEVLNPLLIIEVLSPSTEKYDRGDKFRKYRSLPSFIEYVLVAQDELYVEQYSKQHGEKNNVWQLEIYDQIEQSVIFHSINVEIPMKEIYRRTKFS, from the coding sequence ATGGTTATTTACAGTGATAGTCCTAATAATCGAGCGATCGCAATTCCTAGGAATGATGTTGAAATCCCCCTAACTCCAGATGAGTACAGAAGGATGGAGGAAACTGAGCAAGAACGTCATGAGTACGCAGATGGAAGGATAATTATTATGCCAGGAGGTTCGGAAGTTCATAGTCGTATTACTGTAGATATAACTACCTTTTTGAACCTTGCTCTTAGAGATAGCAGTTTTGAGACTTATAATAGCGATTTAAGAATCTGGATCCCCAGCTTAAATCATGGAACCTACGCTGATATATTTGTAATTGGTGGTAGTCCGGAATTCAATCATAATCGCACGGATGAAGTTCTCAACCCCCTATTAATTATCGAGGTTCTGTCTCCTTCCACAGAAAAGTATGACAGGGGAGACAAATTTAGAAAATATCGCTCCCTTCCCAGTTTTATCGAATACGTACTAGTTGCTCAGGATGAACTATACGTTGAACAATACTCTAAACAACATGGGGAAAAAAACAATGTTTGGCAACTGGAAATTTATGACCAAATTGAGCAATCAGTTATCTTCCACAGTATAAACGTGGAAATTCCCATGAAAGAAATCTATCGCCGGACAAAATTTTCATAA
- the psbM gene encoding photosystem II reaction center protein PsbM, protein MQVNDLGFVASILFVLVPAVFLIILYIQTASREGGKN, encoded by the coding sequence ATGCAAGTGAATGACCTAGGGTTTGTAGCAAGCATCTTGTTCGTGCTTGTTCCTGCCGTGTTTTTAATAATTCTTTACATTCAAACTGCCAGTCGCGAAGGTGGAAAAAACTAA